The DNA segment GCCATCATGAAATGAATTTATACACGATGAAGTCCAGACGTGCAGATTAACATTCAGTATtgtgagaaaacaaaaaatatgtcACGGTACAGTACCCATACAGCCAAATGTACGCTGCTTTTAACGAAGCCTCGAGATGCAACGGAAGTTTCCAAATGCAGGCAAAATACACACAGCAACAAACACAGTTTGCACAGAGTCAGTAATGCTACATGCATGACGAAGTGAGGTCAGTCACTTGTGACCAGCCACAAGTAATCATACTGCACTCTTCAGCAAAGCCTAAACGACAACCATAAACGAGTGAACAACGGCAACTACAATACCAGGTAGAATTCACCGCAGTATATACTACTACGGATGAGTATATCCACGATTTTACCGAGGGCTGCTGGGAGAGGGTGAAAATACTCTCGACCCGCGCGCTTCTCtagcctgccacggtggccaacTGGCTGCGGGCGGTTACATCGCCGGCTCTTACCTTCTCGGCGTAGCTTGTTTACAGATATCCGTACCTTATCGTGAATTTCTCGCCCTTCGCAACTAATGCCGCGATGCCGTACTCGGCGCGAACTTCATCTGGTCAGCACTGCGTAGTCGTCGGCTGTGGCAACAACCAGCGTAAAAGGAAAAACATCGCCGATAGCACTTGCGCCAAGCATGCTGTGTCCAGGTCTCAGTGCGGGTGTGACATGTTCATGTTGCACCGCTTTCCCGTCGACCCCGAGTTGAATCGTCAGTGGACGTCGCTGGTTAACAGAAAGGACTTTGCCCCGACTACAAACTCGCGCGTCTGTTCTCTGCATTTCGTCGATGGCAAGCGAACGGAGCAAAACCCACTGCCCATGCTGAATCTCGGCTACGAGCGAAAGGCAAGTACAATTATTGTCGTTTTACGTATAGTAAACATGCAATTTGCTTGCTGCAGAGCTTAAATGTTTATTATGCTGAATTTTGCATGCGTAAAAGCACGGACAGcatttgtcacttttttttttccattgcttgCTCCATCACCGGGCACGTTTAGCGACAGCGGTGCGATATGCGCTGGTTGGCCGCAGATTGAACTTAAAACGTTGTCGATAACGTAAATGTGCAGCTTCACAACTTCACCACCGCCATATGTGATGTACAGAAGCGCTTTTTATTTCCGTTATTATAAATAATAATCGTTTCAGGTCATTCACGGCCGCAGACGCCTGATGCGCGATGACCGTGGTCCACCACCTGTCAAACGAAAGGTCAGATTGTTGAGTCTGTACATGGAAATGCCGAAACTCACgttacatttgatgggaataacgcgctgcaCAAGGAAAAACAACTGAAACGGCGGCGCTTGCACAAGCGCCCTCGTTTCAGCTGTCGTTTTTGCTCGTGTAGCGGGTTATTCCCATCAAAGTCCAAgcgccgtcgtttcagttgttgtttttccttgtgtagcgcgttattcccatcaaatgtacaaccaactagcccacattgctgccttgctagcTGTTGCTCACGTTACACTTGTTTCGAATTTTAGAGACAAGAAAGCCCAAGTGACAAGTCCGAAGCATCTGATGCAGTTCAGCAGACGCCACCGCAcaatgtaagaaatgcgcatttATTATTTCACAATATTGTTAGCATTTATCGGGCTTCTACAGGAGCGGGCTGAAGTACAGACAGGTGGCAAGGTGTttcaaagcaataaaaacacagcaGTCTCAAATATTCGGTTCAGACGAATGCACAGCTGTGAAATTCGAGCAAGAAATGAGACTCATGTACAAAAAATATACAGAACAGCAATTTCAAAAACGCGAGTCTTCTAGAAAGATCATACAGTGCAACAAAGGCATCAAGTACCATATCTAGTTATACATTGGTAGGCAGATGGCTTTACGCACGTATCTATGCTGATGCCACCATGTAAAGCAGAGAAAAGAGTGCAGTGCACTGGCTTTCAGAGCTCATGATGTTGATTATTGTGCAATTTGTTGCCTAAACAGAGTGTAGCACTGTGAGGGAAATTTTCCCAAAATATTTGAGCATGCGAGAGGTCCTATGCAGAGTGACGTCTGGAGCAACACACTCACGTATGGCACACAAAAGGTGCGAGGCATTTGTCATGTCATTTGCACTGAACCTGTCTCGACAAGCTATGACTGTTCTAGTGAAGCCAGAGTTATTGTACGGAGAAGCTTGTTAAGCATCATCACATGCTAGATAATTTGAGATCAGGGTTATTTGCACTGTTTCATAACATGTCTCATCCAACACAGAAGATTCCATAGCAAGCCTGTCCTCAATCAGCAAACACAGTGTTAGTGTGCATTCACTATTTGATGCCTTGCAATGTGCTGAGAAAGTGGACTCACAGCTAATGTACTTCTCTGTTGGCAGGTTGTTTGTATTGGACATCACTCGGTCAGCCTACCTTTCAGCCACGGATTGAGTGTAAGTATGCATGCTCTCATCGTTCCTTTGTTGCTGAAGCTAAATTGCAGCCATCTGTTACTTTCTTTCACAGGTTATCAGTAATGTTCAAGATGCCTTTGCGCCCAGCAACAAACTAGATGTAAGTGTGTATGCACATACAGGTCCACTACATACTGAAATAGGCCGTTTTTGCCATTCTTGTGTTTGTCTGCCAGCAAGTTGTTAGACTCTTATGGCTTTAACTATCAAATCAGTATTAATTTCCAAAAATGAGCTTGCTATGCAGCAGTAAACTGTATATAAGCGTGCATGCTGTCCGAGCTTCCAGACGGTCGTTTCTGATGTTGCCTCTTTTTCTAGCaggtctcattgaaaactgatgCTGCTTCGTCTCGCCTAGACGCTAGCTTTGAAGAAACAACTGTGAGTGCTCATACAAAGTTCACTTTTCCAACCAAGACAACCTGCATTGCCTTCATGTTTATCTTTTCCTGTATTTTTCCGATAGATGGCCGCTGACCAACAAAACAGCAGTTTGTCAAGGGAGGAAACAGAAATGAAGGTAATTTATAAGAAAATGGATTCTCAAAACATGATACAAGATTGTTTATTATTTCAGGTGGAGAAGAAAGACAACTCTACACAGTGGGAATTGGAGGAACAAGATTGTTTATTATTTCAGGTGGAGAAGAAAGACAACTCTACACAGTGGGAATTGGAGGAACCAGTCCCAGACCACACATATGCAGACACAAAAGACAGTTCAAACACTCCTCTTACAATGAGAAGCATTCACTTTCAGTACTTAACGCCACAAGACGTACACTTCTACACTGGCCTCCCGTTTGATGCTTTTAATAAGCTCATTCTTTTACTGAGGGCCAATGGCACAAAAGTAGGGGGAATATTGAGTTTAGAACAACAGCTGTTGCTCACACTTATGAGACTAAGACTTCGGCTCCTCTGTGGGGACCTTGCAAGAAGATCCGGCATTTCAAATGCGACAGTGTCAACAATATCCTCAAGTATGATGTCCACCTTGGCTAAAGTAATGGAAGACATAGTGGTGTGGCTGCCTCGGTCAGTAGTTTATGACAGTATGCCGTACACCTTAGTGAAGAATGGCTACGACCACACAACATGCATATTTGACTGCACTGAGGCGTGGTTGCAAAGACCCAAGAAATTAATGGCAAGGGCACAGAGCTACAGTGCATACAAAGGGTCAAATACTATCAAGTTTTTGACAGTCATAGCTTCCAATGGGCTAATCATGTTTGTATCAGATGTATATGGTAGAAGGGCCTCCGATAAATACATAGTCGGACATGTCGCGTGGAGTACTATTTACTGCCAGGCGATGAAATTATGGCAGATCGTGGATTCAAGCTTGAGCCACATCTTGAAGCACAAGGAATCCGCATGAATGTGCCGGCCTTCACCAGAGGtatgtagactgttctctacatTGCAAGCTTTCATGCACCTCTGGGTTTGAAATGCTCATATTTGTTGTCTTTTAGGAAAGAGTCAACTTGCTGAAAAAGAAGTGACAAAAACCAGGCGAATTGCCTCACTGCGCATCCATGTGGAACGTGCTATCAATCGGATAAAGACTTATCGAATTTTCAAGCAGGCTTTGCCTATCAAGTCAAGGAAGCATATCAACACGATTGTTTTCGTTTGTGCTGGCCTATGCAATCTGAAGGGCCCTCTGATCAAAGAGCAGCAAGAACAATAAAGGTTCAGCTTCAATCCCAGTACTGTTAGGGCTTGACTCATTTATTTCAAATGCTAACGTGCGATTAACACACTAAGAAagcaaaaaattggaggcttatcaaggttaagcccagtggatgcgaagcatgttaagcagctgcctcagtgtggatggggctaagtaacggagacgtggttttaggttaatcgtcgtactttattctttgcagcccGACAAACACACTCTTATGGTCCGTAAATGCATGACTCTTGGTTTGCACGTCACTTATTCTGTATTGTCTTTGAGCATTTCTACACAACACCAAGTCTAAACTGTTTCCCCACTGAGTCGTGGACTTTGGCTGTAGTTGACACACGCCGAGGGCATATCTTTCTTCGACGGCCTACAGAAATGTCCTATCTCTCACCGGGTGCTTATTGAAGTCTCCCGTGCAGACTAACATTCTTTTGTCGGTGCGCGGTGGCAGTCCGTCTGCCATGATGTTGACTGCATCTTGGTTGCTCGTTTGGGGCGCGACGTATACACCAGAGACGACCAAGTCGACAGCCGGGATCTCTACGCAGAGAGCTTCTCCTCGCTGCATCGGCACCGCCAGCGTCACGACCTTAGCTCGTAGGGGGTCTCTGACGTAGATCGCCACCCCGGCATTTCTGGTTTGGTCGGGTCGTTTTGCAGCACCAACCAGGGTGAAGCCTTTAATCGTCTCCGGAGTGTCTTTGTCCGCCCCGGTTTCCGTAAACaccagcgcatgcgcagacatgAGCATTGCATCTGAGGTGATTTCGCAGTTGTGCAAGAGCAGCGATCTAACGTTTAGAGTAGCTATGGTGACCGCGCTCTTCTCCACTAGCCTTTCGCAGCAGCTAAAGGCCGTTTCCAGAGGGTGCTGCTGTAAGCGTTCAAACTCTGCTTTAAGCGTCCTGTCGGGGTTTGGGCCTCTATGCGTGAACTTGTAGCAGCCGTCCTTGTTGGTCAAGTAGAGGCCTTCCAGGCTCGTGGCTCTGCTAAGGGCCACGTAGACCAGCTTTTGGGGGTGGTTGGCCGCATACTCGTAGACGACCGCGTCGAAGGTTCCTCCCTGGGATTTGTGAATCGTCATCGCGCTTGCGGGTACCAGGGGGAACTGGGTGCGTTTCACCGACATGGACATGAGGTCGATGGGTATCCAGGCATTCATGTTTCGTCTGTAGCCGCGCTGGGCCAGCTTTGCCTTGGCCAAGATTCCAACTCCAGGGGGCAGCGCAGCCATACTCGGCAGGGCTCTCCCTGTGCATCGTACTCGATGAGCTTCAGTTTCCCGACCATTCCGTTTACCAGGCCATCGGTTATGTCTATGTTCTTTAGAAGCATGTACGGTTTCTCTGCGCACAGGGCAATGGTCGCGGGTAAATTCCCAGTCTCGACTCGGCCGGACGTTTCCAGCGCTCTGGCCGCCGCGTCCTTTTCGTCCTGGGACCTATACCCGGTTATGAAATCTCTGGTCGGGTGGTCTACCTTGTCTTGGGAGCGCTTTGCGATCTTGTCGTTGTAGGCATCGACGTCCGCATTGCTGTAGTAGAGCCGCACGGCTTCGGAGCGACTTCCCGCCTCTTCCGCGTCGACGAATCTGGACTCCTGGAGCTCCACTTCAAAGTCCTCCAGCACGGCGCCGTCTCCGATCTTGGTTAGAAGGTTGGAGAAGACCACGTCGCTCTGGCGGACCACTTGAGTCAGGGGGAAGTATTCGAGGTTATGCCACGCCATGACCTCGGTGCTGAACACGGCTCCATTGGACTTGGGTCGCTTGTACACCTCGGACGATCTAACGGGTGGCAGTTGCCTCATGTCTCCGCACAGAATGACGTCGAAGGCCCCGAAGGGCTCTCTCATCCTGTCGGCCCTGATTTGGCGGAGCCTTCGGTCGACCTGCCGGAGCAAATCGGAGGAGAGCATGCTGACCTCGTCGATGATTACGCATCTCACTCCCTTGAAGAGGGTTCTGAACGTGCTTAGGTCGGCCGCGGAGAGACCCT comes from the Amblyomma americanum isolate KBUSLIRL-KWMA chromosome 1, ASM5285725v1, whole genome shotgun sequence genome and includes:
- the LOC144109904 gene encoding uncharacterized protein LOC144109904 — translated: MPYSARTSSGQHCVVVGCGNNQRKRKNIADSTCAKHAVSRSQCGCDMFMLHRFPVDPELNRQWTSLVNRKDFAPTTNSRVCSLHFVDGKRTEQNPLPMLNLGYERKVIHGRRRLMRDDRGPPPVKRKRQESPSDKSEASDAVQQTPPHNVVCIGHHSVSLPFSHGLSVSMHALIVPLLLKLNCSHLLLSFTGYQ